A stretch of bacterium DNA encodes these proteins:
- the alaS gene encoding alanine--tRNA ligase → MQSKKIRKSFLEFFKNKAHTILPSASLIPVQDETLLFTNAGMNQFKDVFLGHGSRNYKRVANSQKCIRVSGKHNDLEDVGHDSHHHTFFEMLGNWSFGDYFKKEAISLAWELLTEVWKLPKERLWATVYKPDEESFNYWKTETNIDTSHILRFGEKENFWDMGETGPCGPCSEIHIDLTENGCNKSLINANNPDVLELWNLVFIQHNRREDGSLEELPSMHVDTGMGLERISRVLQNVSSNYDTDLFKPIVEAVCEISEKSYRDKYVVSIQVIVDHIRALVFAIADGVMPSNEGRGYVLRRLIRRASRRGNVLQLNQPFLYRLVGSVVNIMKDAYPELETQREHISLILKSEEERFQKTLLQGINLFQELVKYVKKDKKKLISGESAFRLYDTFGFPIDLTCEMAREQGLKVDIEEFNREMAKQRQRSISQTPLVSRVTVFKQSTLFTGYSKYSDKAQILCILKGGKKTDKAKQQDDIELILDKTCFYAESGGQIGDTGVISREDCDIQIKDTYKISDTFIHKAKISKGTIKIGDNVTASIDIARRMRIAKHHSSAHLLQYALRQVLGKHIQQAGSWVGEKRMRFDFNHFNAVSNDQLNSIEEIVNQKIMELVEVKTFNTSMKKAKELGAIALFNEKYGETVRVVRIGDFSVELCGGTHVKNTGEIGLFRIISDSSIASGVRRIEASCGEAAYNIMKEEQEILAETSHLLHAPVSEISSRVATLIKNHKELEKQSKKFKSKQVMTNIDDFIKKAITVNNVKLVSASLKNMGHEALRDIADVLKTKLGSSAVVVLGSVKKNKVCLVTAVTSDLVSKGLHAGRIIKEIAQITGGSGGGRPDMAQAGGKDVSKLDQALKQVPEIIREGINA, encoded by the coding sequence ATGCAAAGTAAAAAAATTAGAAAATCCTTTTTGGAATTCTTTAAGAACAAAGCTCATACTATTCTTCCCAGTGCTTCGTTGATTCCTGTGCAAGACGAGACACTGCTCTTTACAAATGCAGGGATGAACCAGTTTAAGGATGTATTTCTAGGTCATGGCTCACGTAATTACAAACGCGTGGCAAACTCTCAAAAATGCATAAGGGTCAGCGGGAAACATAATGATCTGGAAGATGTTGGACATGACAGTCATCATCATACCTTTTTTGAAATGCTTGGTAACTGGTCATTTGGTGATTATTTTAAGAAAGAAGCAATTAGTCTGGCATGGGAGCTGCTTACTGAAGTATGGAAACTGCCAAAGGAAAGACTCTGGGCAACTGTATATAAGCCGGATGAAGAATCCTTTAATTATTGGAAGACTGAAACAAATATTGATACCAGCCATATTCTCCGCTTTGGTGAAAAAGAAAACTTCTGGGATATGGGAGAGACTGGTCCATGTGGGCCGTGTTCAGAAATACATATTGATTTAACTGAAAATGGCTGTAATAAATCTTTAATCAACGCCAATAATCCAGATGTCCTGGAGCTGTGGAACCTGGTGTTCATACAGCATAACCGCAGAGAGGATGGGTCGTTGGAGGAGCTGCCTTCCATGCATGTGGATACTGGCATGGGACTCGAGCGTATATCAAGAGTATTACAAAACGTAAGCTCAAATTATGATACTGACCTCTTTAAACCTATTGTTGAGGCTGTATGCGAAATCTCAGAAAAATCATATAGAGATAAATATGTTGTATCAATACAGGTAATTGTTGATCACATCCGTGCGTTGGTATTTGCGATAGCAGACGGAGTAATGCCCTCAAACGAAGGAAGAGGATATGTGCTCAGACGGCTTATAAGAAGAGCCTCAAGAAGGGGAAACGTGCTCCAGCTTAATCAGCCCTTTTTATACAGACTGGTTGGTTCCGTTGTAAATATTATGAAGGATGCATATCCTGAGCTGGAGACGCAAAGAGAGCATATAAGCCTTATACTTAAGAGCGAGGAAGAGCGCTTCCAGAAAACACTCCTGCAGGGAATAAACCTATTTCAAGAGCTTGTTAAATATGTTAAAAAAGATAAGAAAAAGCTCATCAGCGGAGAGAGTGCATTCAGGTTATACGATACATTCGGTTTTCCTATTGATCTTACCTGCGAAATGGCAAGAGAGCAGGGGCTTAAAGTGGATATAGAGGAATTTAATAGGGAAATGGCTAAACAAAGACAACGAAGTATTTCGCAAACTCCACTAGTTTCAAGGGTTACTGTTTTTAAACAAAGCACTCTGTTTACTGGATATAGTAAGTATTCTGATAAGGCGCAGATATTATGTATTCTAAAAGGTGGCAAAAAAACTGATAAAGCAAAACAGCAGGATGACATTGAGCTAATACTTGATAAAACATGTTTTTACGCTGAATCCGGAGGCCAGATTGGAGATACAGGCGTAATTTCCAGAGAAGATTGCGACATACAGATAAAAGATACTTATAAAATATCTGATACGTTTATTCACAAAGCTAAAATTTCTAAAGGCACAATCAAAATTGGTGATAATGTGACTGCATCTATTGATATAGCCAGACGCATGAGAATTGCAAAACATCACAGTTCAGCGCATCTTCTTCAATATGCGCTTCGCCAGGTTCTTGGCAAACATATCCAACAGGCTGGATCGTGGGTTGGAGAGAAAAGAATGCGATTTGATTTCAACCACTTTAACGCTGTTAGTAATGATCAGCTTAATAGCATTGAAGAAATTGTAAACCAAAAGATTATGGAACTTGTTGAGGTAAAAACCTTTAATACCTCTATGAAAAAAGCTAAGGAGCTTGGAGCTATTGCCTTATTCAATGAGAAATATGGGGAGACAGTAAGGGTTGTCCGGATAGGTGATTTTAGTGTAGAGCTCTGTGGAGGAACGCATGTAAAAAATACAGGAGAAATAGGATTGTTTAGAATAATCTCTGATAGTTCAATTGCTTCGGGGGTAAGAAGAATTGAGGCCTCATGTGGTGAGGCTGCATATAATATTATGAAAGAAGAGCAAGAAATTCTTGCGGAAACTTCTCATCTCTTACATGCCCCCGTATCTGAAATATCAAGCAGGGTAGCAACACTTATAAAAAATCATAAAGAGCTTGAAAAACAAAGCAAAAAATTTAAAAGCAAACAGGTAATGACAAATATAGATGATTTCATCAAGAAAGCCATTACAGTAAATAATGTAAAACTAGTTTCTGCGTCTCTGAAGAATATGGGGCATGAGGCATTGAGGGACATCGCAGATGTATTAAAAACAAAGCTGGGCTCATCAGCCGTAGTAGTACTCGGATCTGTAAAGAAGAATAAAGTATGCCTTGTAACAGCAGTGACTTCTGATCTTGTGTCTAAAGGTTTGCATGCTGGAAGGATCATTAAAGAGATTGCGCAAATTACTGGTGGTAGTGGTGGTGGTAGGCCAGACATGGCACAGGCAGGAGGAAAGGACGTATCCAAGCTTGATCAAGCTTTAAAACAGGTTCCTGAAATAATACGAGAAGGAATAAATGCGTAG
- the recA gene encoding recombinase RecA, with protein MADKKAPEKDGALENAMAQIEKSYGKGSIMRLGEESAAIDIDVIPTGSIALDTALGVGGIPRGRITEIYGPESSGKTTLALHIVANAQKAGGMAAFIDVEHALDPKYSKVLGVDLDSLLISQPDSGEQALGITETLVRSNAVDVIIVDSVAAMVPRAEIEGDMGDSHMGLQARLMSQALRKLTAVISKSKTSVIFINQIRHKIGVFFGSPETTTGGNALKFYASVRLDIRRIATIKKGEAAVGSRVRVKVVKNKVAPPFRQAEFDVMYDQGICKEAGILDMAIEHKLIEKAGAWFSYNEEKIAQGREGAIRYLAEKPDLRDKLEKQIRENAGLKTV; from the coding sequence ATGGCTGATAAAAAAGCCCCGGAAAAGGACGGTGCACTTGAAAATGCAATGGCTCAAATAGAAAAATCGTATGGGAAAGGATCTATAATGAGATTAGGAGAGGAATCCGCTGCTATTGATATTGATGTAATACCTACAGGCTCAATAGCTTTGGACACAGCGCTTGGTGTAGGAGGCATACCGCGTGGTAGAATAACGGAGATATATGGGCCTGAGTCATCAGGGAAAACAACGCTGGCTCTGCATATTGTTGCCAATGCACAAAAGGCTGGCGGTATGGCAGCGTTCATAGACGTAGAGCACGCTCTTGACCCAAAGTATTCCAAGGTTCTGGGTGTTGATTTAGACAGTCTCTTAATCTCGCAGCCTGATAGCGGGGAACAGGCATTGGGCATTACAGAAACCCTTGTCAGAAGCAATGCTGTAGACGTAATAATTGTAGATTCAGTAGCTGCTATGGTTCCACGCGCAGAGATTGAAGGAGATATGGGAGATTCGCATATGGGGCTTCAGGCGCGGCTTATGTCACAGGCTCTGAGAAAACTTACTGCTGTCATAAGTAAATCAAAGACATCTGTTATATTCATTAATCAGATACGGCACAAAATAGGAGTTTTTTTCGGCAGTCCTGAGACTACTACGGGTGGAAATGCTCTTAAATTCTATGCGTCTGTAAGACTGGATATTCGCAGAATAGCAACAATCAAGAAAGGCGAAGCAGCAGTAGGAAGCAGAGTCAGGGTAAAAGTTGTTAAAAATAAGGTTGCTCCTCCATTCAGACAGGCAGAATTCGACGTTATGTATGATCAGGGTATTTGCAAAGAGGCAGGGATCCTTGATATGGCAATTGAGCATAAATTGATTGAAAAAGCAGGTGCATGGTTCTCTTATAATGAAGAGAAAATAGCTCAGGGCCGCGAGGGCGCAATCAGATATCTGGCAGAAAAGCCTGATCTTAGAGATAAGCTTGAAAAGCAGATAAGAGAAAATGCTGGGTTAAAGACTGTCTGA
- the ruvX gene encoding Holliday junction resolvase RuvX — MRRILGLDIGDKRIGVSVSDELGITAQGLENIHRESDDQAIKEICNLVNQLHIEEVIVGMPKNMNGTLGPQAEKVMKFSKAIASSVRIPIKHWDERLTTVIAQRSLTALNVKGRKKKKKVDRIASQLILQGYLDNKSLKSKQ, encoded by the coding sequence ATGCGTAGAATCCTCGGATTGGATATTGGAGATAAGCGGATAGGAGTTTCGGTAAGTGATGAGTTAGGCATAACAGCACAGGGGCTTGAAAATATCCATAGAGAATCCGATGATCAGGCTATAAAAGAAATATGTAACCTAGTAAATCAGTTACATATAGAAGAAGTTATTGTTGGAATGCCTAAAAATATGAATGGCACTCTTGGTCCGCAGGCAGAAAAGGTAATGAAATTTTCGAAAGCGATAGCTTCTTCAGTACGTATTCCGATTAAACACTGGGACGAGCGATTAACGACTGTTATTGCACAAAGAAGTCTTACGGCTTTAAATGTAAAAGGCAGAAAAAAGAAGAAGAAAGTTGACAGGATTGCAAGTCAGCTCATTCTCCAGGGATATCTGGACAATAAATCCCTAAAGAGCAAGCAGTAA
- a CDS encoding MFS transporter, whose amino-acid sequence MHAKLTDAEKIRLLPWSIAHNAANNVFAYFTVFGSVFILFLNELGLPKTQIGFLLSLFPFCGILALFIAPTIAHTGFKRTFIIFWGLRKLVIAFLLLAPWILSRFGIHVTFIYMAGILLVFAICRAIGETAYYPWFQEVVPDSIRGKYTAIDNIFITLTGSLAIAVASYVVGRSLGLSRFMILIGAGVVFGLIAVCFASFIPGGAPVRDTAAKTAHFKQMMNVLHDRNFLFYNGGIGAVTVVSVGLLSFVPLFMKEQVGLSSSNVVLLQIGTLFGGLLSGYLWGWSADRYGSKPIMLSGLHLMVLLPVCWLLMPRHSAWSSSLAMSIAFLGGAASIGLMIGSGRLLYVGVVPTQKKTEYMAVYYAWIGLVGGCSQLIAGRSLDYFKGMGGNFFNLTLDPYTPLFVVSFILLIVGALLIRQVRVDSDMPTGKFACMFLHGNPFVAIGSVVRFYLAKEEGARVSTTEHLGEAKSPLNIDELLHALSDPSFNVRYEAIISISRTRPDDRLVNALIQVLSGDNPDLSIAAAWALGRIGDKTAIEPLHKTLVSGYPLLQARSARALATLDDAQAIPLLLERFKNEPNCGLRIAYASALGTLRATEATDGLLTLLQTLQDECNRMELALALARIVGNEHYFVRLWRRPRSEIGTAASQAMLSLKRRIKKFHRDSDNFMTVLDDCAEALAENDLQRGTTLLSDVIDNLPVKEFGKTFAAILKDCAERLDEFGASRIEYLILSLHTIDAALNSVKN is encoded by the coding sequence ATGCATGCAAAATTAACTGACGCGGAAAAGATCCGCCTTTTGCCGTGGAGTATTGCCCACAATGCGGCAAATAATGTCTTTGCCTATTTTACTGTATTTGGCTCTGTGTTTATTCTGTTTTTAAATGAACTCGGCTTACCCAAGACCCAGATAGGATTTCTTCTTTCCCTCTTTCCTTTTTGCGGCATTTTAGCTTTATTCATTGCTCCGACGATTGCGCACACAGGTTTTAAGCGCACATTTATCATTTTCTGGGGACTGAGAAAACTTGTCATAGCTTTTTTGCTTTTAGCTCCATGGATTTTGTCGCGGTTTGGAATTCATGTAACCTTTATTTATATGGCTGGAATTCTATTGGTCTTTGCCATCTGCCGGGCGATTGGAGAGACGGCATACTATCCATGGTTCCAGGAGGTCGTACCAGATTCAATTCGCGGTAAATATACTGCTATAGACAACATATTTATTACTCTGACCGGTTCTCTGGCTATCGCAGTTGCCAGTTATGTGGTAGGACGCTCTCTGGGTTTGAGCAGATTCATGATCCTGATTGGGGCAGGTGTGGTTTTTGGCCTAATTGCGGTATGCTTCGCATCCTTTATCCCTGGAGGAGCACCAGTTCGTGACACTGCTGCAAAAACAGCACATTTCAAGCAAATGATGAATGTGCTACACGACAGGAACTTTCTTTTTTATAATGGCGGCATAGGAGCAGTAACAGTGGTTTCTGTAGGACTGTTATCATTTGTTCCTTTGTTCATGAAAGAACAGGTAGGGCTTAGTTCAAGCAATGTTGTGCTACTGCAGATCGGGACCCTATTTGGGGGGTTACTCTCCGGTTATTTATGGGGCTGGTCCGCTGATCGTTATGGGAGTAAACCCATAATGCTTTCAGGTCTGCACTTGATGGTTTTGCTTCCTGTATGCTGGTTGTTGATGCCAAGACATAGTGCCTGGAGTAGTTCGCTTGCCATGAGCATAGCATTTCTCGGCGGGGCGGCTAGTATAGGTTTGATGATTGGGAGTGGTAGGCTTTTGTATGTCGGTGTTGTTCCCACACAGAAAAAAACAGAGTATATGGCGGTATACTATGCATGGATTGGATTGGTAGGTGGCTGTAGTCAACTGATTGCCGGACGATCTTTGGATTATTTCAAAGGAATGGGAGGTAATTTCTTCAATCTAACGCTTGATCCTTATACTCCCCTCTTTGTTGTGAGTTTTATATTACTTATTGTGGGAGCACTGTTAATAAGACAGGTGCGAGTTGATAGTGATATGCCGACAGGAAAATTTGCATGTATGTTTCTTCATGGAAATCCATTTGTGGCAATCGGGTCTGTGGTAAGATTTTATTTGGCCAAAGAGGAGGGCGCCAGAGTATCAACGACCGAACATCTCGGCGAAGCAAAGAGTCCGTTAAACATTGATGAACTTCTCCATGCACTCTCTGATCCCAGTTTCAATGTCCGCTATGAAGCCATTATTTCAATTTCCCGAACGCGTCCAGATGATAGACTAGTCAATGCTTTGATTCAGGTTCTTAGTGGCGATAACCCTGATCTTAGTATTGCTGCTGCCTGGGCGCTTGGCAGAATTGGAGACAAGACGGCAATTGAGCCGCTTCATAAGACTTTAGTATCAGGATATCCATTGCTTCAAGCCCGCAGCGCCAGGGCACTGGCGACTCTGGACGATGCTCAAGCTATCCCTTTGCTGCTTGAGCGCTTCAAAAATGAGCCGAATTGCGGCCTGCGTATAGCTTACGCCTCAGCTTTAGGAACACTTAGAGCAACCGAAGCAACTGATGGGCTATTAACTCTCCTGCAGACATTACAGGATGAGTGTAACAGAATGGAGCTAGCTCTTGCTCTGGCGCGTATTGTTGGAAATGAGCACTACTTTGTTCGACTTTGGCGTCGGCCGCGTTCGGAAATAGGAACTGCTGCCTCACAAGCCATGCTTTCCTTGAAGAGGAGAATAAAGAAGTTTCATAGGGACAGCGATAATTTCATGACAGTGCTTGATGACTGTGCGGAGGCTTTGGCGGAAAATGACTTACAGCGTGGAACGACATTATTGAGCGACGTAATTGACAATTTACCTGTGAAAGAGTTTGGAAAGACTTTTGCGGCTATTCTCAAAGATTGTGCAGAGCGCCTGGATGAATTCGGTGCTTCACGTATTGAGTATTTAATTCTTTCCCTGCACACGATAGATGCAGCATTGAACTCTGTCAAGAACTAA